The Thermoplasma acidophilum DSM 1728 genome includes a window with the following:
- a CDS encoding glycosyltransferase family 87 protein — MLQERSWNLALSVTLIVYAYMAWLSIGYYEVSVLVLVWILVVIAGLLAINATTHIIPAARSALIYSALFVSMILMLAISLKYVSSYYLEDEILIQNNAAYLFVHGQDPYVRSNMLKMFYSSQVPLFNTPMLEGGYVYYLIYPGLSVLLFVPSILFHFNPDYMIAAFNFISIVLLIYYYRKKKLKLQTPLIITAIMVSAFYFGFTVAGVSAIIWVTLLAMAYIFRDRPYISGIMFGLSVAYKQDPAIVFPFLLYFIYKEYGGSHAMKFVVAIVISFFAVNLPFIVMGPMEWITSILSVANQNIIGVGVGPSIISFAGFYHVNPLYFSSVVLILELFLLFLYIRYYNALKYAFFAFPVIVMLFNFRVLISYLMYWPFLVMIVLPDINIQENMLKPLHVKKSHFIALSLVLIVVTGGFTIPLHSSSGSMAIKSIDASSDTISIPNIIDRINITISYEPGNGYPASIPAYFRILTDSAMENYSVNGLLWHANAYLHPGENNISIYPDNSFDLLPSNTSFILIAYYGQMQASYRSPGLYDQPEYPVPDPMFLYPEYSKSEPFPGWQARGNGVDIAYDAQGFNMSSAGWANLTSSIIAGTQDLQNLTLYYNISGSGVYGYVISFSVFNYTVSSDPFSVNLNYTYLIVNKDQGTIKLKDAYEVASEYKWPLNSIRITFFTGPASSIRVEYVGAAYD; from the coding sequence ATGCTGCAGGAGAGGTCGTGGAACCTGGCCCTTTCCGTGACGCTCATCGTATATGCGTATATGGCCTGGTTATCCATCGGCTATTACGAAGTATCGGTCCTCGTTCTTGTTTGGATACTGGTAGTAATTGCCGGGCTGCTGGCGATAAATGCAACAACGCACATCATTCCTGCAGCAAGATCAGCCCTGATCTATTCAGCACTCTTCGTTTCTATGATCCTCATGCTGGCCATATCGCTGAAGTACGTGTCAAGCTACTACCTTGAGGATGAGATTCTGATACAGAACAACGCAGCCTATCTCTTCGTTCACGGCCAGGACCCGTACGTCAGATCGAATATGCTGAAGATGTTTTACTCATCCCAGGTACCCTTATTCAACACGCCGATGCTTGAAGGTGGTTATGTCTATTATCTGATTTATCCTGGATTATCCGTGCTTCTCTTTGTTCCATCCATTTTATTTCATTTCAATCCTGATTATATGATAGCAGCTTTCAACTTCATATCGATAGTACTTTTGATCTATTATTACCGTAAAAAGAAGTTGAAGCTGCAGACTCCTCTCATAATTACCGCTATAATGGTCTCGGCTTTTTACTTTGGCTTCACGGTTGCCGGCGTCTCCGCCATAATATGGGTGACACTGCTGGCGATGGCCTACATCTTCAGAGACAGGCCGTACATTTCTGGAATAATGTTTGGCCTGTCGGTTGCCTACAAACAGGATCCTGCCATAGTGTTCCCATTTCTTCTTTATTTCATCTACAAAGAATACGGTGGCTCTCATGCTATGAAATTCGTAGTTGCAATTGTTATTTCCTTCTTTGCAGTCAATCTGCCGTTCATCGTCATGGGCCCGATGGAATGGATAACCTCCATACTCAGCGTTGCCAACCAGAACATAATAGGTGTAGGTGTGGGGCCCTCAATAATATCCTTCGCCGGGTTCTATCATGTGAATCCATTGTATTTTTCATCCGTCGTACTCATCCTTGAACTGTTCTTGCTGTTCCTGTACATCAGGTATTATAATGCCCTGAAGTATGCATTCTTTGCTTTTCCTGTGATCGTAATGCTGTTCAACTTCAGGGTGCTCATAAGCTATCTCATGTACTGGCCTTTCCTCGTAATGATCGTTCTTCCGGACATAAACATACAGGAGAACATGCTGAAGCCCCTACATGTTAAAAAATCGCACTTTATAGCATTGTCTCTGGTTCTCATCGTTGTTACAGGCGGTTTCACCATACCCCTGCATAGCAGCAGTGGATCTATGGCAATAAAATCGATCGATGCTAGTTCCGATACCATCTCAATACCGAACATCATAGACAGAATCAACATCACGATTTCCTATGAGCCGGGCAATGGCTATCCTGCTTCCATCCCCGCTTACTTCAGAATACTTACAGATTCAGCTATGGAGAACTACAGCGTGAACGGCCTCCTGTGGCATGCGAATGCATATCTGCATCCGGGCGAGAACAACATAAGCATATACCCCGATAATTCTTTCGATCTGCTTCCCAGCAACACATCATTCATACTGATAGCATACTATGGCCAGATGCAGGCCTCCTACAGGAGTCCCGGGCTTTACGATCAGCCTGAATACCCTGTACCGGACCCCATGTTCCTGTATCCTGAATACTCAAAATCGGAACCTTTCCCAGGATGGCAGGCACGAGGAAACGGAGTGGATATTGCATACGATGCCCAGGGGTTCAACATGAGCTCTGCCGGCTGGGCCAACCTCACGTCAAGCATCATTGCAGGAACGCAAGATCTGCAGAACCTAACACTCTACTATAACATAAGCGGGAGCGGAGTATATGGCTATGTCATATCGTTCTCCGTGTTTAACTATACTGTTTCATCGGATCCTTTCAGCGTGAATCTCAATTATACGTATCTTATCGTGAACAAAGATCAGGGAACAATAAAACTCAAAGATGCATATGAAGTCGCTTCTGAGTATAAATGGCCATTAAACAGCATTAGAATAACATTTTTCACCGGGCCAGCATCTTCGATCAGAGTCGAATATGTAGGTGCAGCATATGATTGA
- a CDS encoding 2-hydroxyacid dehydrogenase has translation MMDVYVNFPADGHVREIAKTVLDGFDLHWYPDYYDAEAQVIKDRYVLGKRTKMIQAISAGVDHIDVNGIPENVVLCSNAGAYSISVAEHAFALLLAHAKNILENNELMKAGIFRQSPTTLLYGKALGILGYGGIGRRVAHLAKAFGMRVIAYTRSSVDQNVDVISESPADLFRQSDFVLIAIPLTDKTRGMVNSRLLANARKNLTIVNVARADVVSKPDMIGFLKERSDVWYLSDVWWNEPEITETNLRNAILSPHVAGGMSGEIMDIAIQLAFENVRNFFEGHPRNVVRKEEYRVRSERFLGI, from the coding sequence ATGATGGATGTTTACGTTAACTTTCCCGCAGACGGTCATGTCAGGGAAATTGCAAAGACAGTGCTTGATGGTTTCGATCTGCACTGGTACCCTGACTATTACGATGCGGAGGCCCAGGTTATAAAGGACAGATATGTCTTGGGCAAGAGGACAAAAATGATACAGGCAATAAGTGCCGGCGTGGATCATATCGATGTAAATGGAATTCCTGAAAACGTTGTTTTATGCAGCAATGCGGGCGCATATTCGATCTCCGTTGCTGAGCATGCATTTGCACTTCTGCTGGCTCACGCAAAGAATATCCTCGAAAACAATGAACTGATGAAGGCAGGTATCTTCCGGCAATCGCCAACAACGCTTCTTTATGGCAAAGCCTTGGGAATTCTTGGATATGGCGGCATAGGCAGGAGGGTTGCCCATCTGGCAAAGGCGTTTGGAATGAGGGTTATCGCGTACACGCGATCCTCAGTAGACCAGAATGTAGATGTTATAAGCGAGAGCCCTGCCGATCTGTTCAGGCAATCAGACTTCGTATTAATAGCCATACCATTGACAGATAAAACTAGGGGAATGGTCAATAGTCGACTTCTTGCTAATGCCAGGAAGAACCTCACCATAGTGAATGTTGCACGTGCGGACGTCGTTTCAAAGCCAGATATGATAGGCTTCCTTAAGGAACGATCAGATGTGTGGTACCTTTCGGATGTCTGGTGGAATGAGCCAGAGATAACTGAGACAAACCTCAGAAATGCGATACTCAGCCCCCACGTTGCTGGTGGAATGTCCGGTGAAATAATGGACATTGCGATCCAGCTTGCGTTCGAAAACGTGAGAAACTTCTTTGAGGGCCATCCAAGGAATGTTGTAAGAAAGGAAGAATACAGGGTAAGGAGCGAAAGATTCCTGGGGATATAG
- a CDS encoding tRNA (adenine-N1)-methyltransferase: MILVSEDEYGKFDESTNSILVKGKMHHLGISRVIEPGDELIVSGKSFIVSDFSPMYFGRVIRRNTQIISEIDASYIIMRCGLRPGMDILEVGVGSGNMSSYILYALNGKGTLTVVERDEDNLKKAMDNLSEFYDIGNVRTSRSDIADFISDQMYDAVIADIPDPWNHVQKIASMMKPGSVATFYLPNFDQSEKTVLSLSASGMHHLETVELMKRRILVREGATRPASDDLTHTAFITFAIKKSGMVYRI, from the coding sequence GTGATATTGGTATCTGAGGATGAATACGGTAAATTCGATGAAAGTACGAACAGCATTCTGGTCAAGGGCAAGATGCACCACCTGGGCATATCAAGGGTTATAGAGCCTGGAGATGAACTCATAGTTTCTGGAAAGAGCTTTATAGTTTCTGACTTCTCGCCGATGTATTTTGGCAGGGTGATAAGGAGGAACACACAGATAATATCTGAAATAGATGCTTCATACATAATAATGAGATGCGGGCTGAGGCCAGGTATGGATATTCTGGAGGTAGGCGTCGGCTCCGGAAACATGTCGTCATACATACTATATGCACTGAACGGGAAGGGTACGCTCACAGTAGTGGAAAGAGACGAGGATAACTTGAAGAAGGCCATGGATAATCTGTCGGAGTTCTACGACATAGGCAATGTCAGGACCAGCAGATCCGATATCGCTGATTTCATCAGCGATCAAATGTACGATGCAGTCATAGCCGATATTCCAGATCCATGGAACCACGTGCAGAAGATCGCTTCGATGATGAAACCTGGCAGCGTTGCTACATTCTACCTGCCCAACTTCGATCAAAGCGAAAAGACCGTTCTTTCTTTATCTGCGTCCGGTATGCATCATCTTGAAACCGTTGAACTGATGAAGAGGAGAATACTCGTCAGGGAGGGTGCAACCAGGCCAGCAAGTGATGATCTGACTCACACAGCATTCATAACATTTGCCATAAAGAAATCAGGCATGGTGTACAGGATCTGA
- a CDS encoding archaellin/type IV pilin N-terminal domain-containing protein has product MKFSRQDKAVSPIIATILLIAITIVLAATPYSLLGGYVSLISAPTPQASMTVTNQTQQASNDGVYTIYISGVNQNISLAKVTLEFQASDGNITVVPLTQGTIQTQYWKITVNGPDYLSALTVITISSLPNNGDPFIKFVKLVDTVTDGTIASQNVGLASATS; this is encoded by the coding sequence ATGAAATTTAGCAGGCAGGATAAGGCTGTATCACCCATAATAGCTACGATACTGTTAATAGCGATAACGATAGTACTGGCGGCAACGCCCTATTCCCTGCTTGGAGGTTATGTTTCCTTGATATCCGCACCTACGCCACAGGCATCCATGACCGTAACAAACCAGACACAGCAGGCCTCGAATGACGGGGTATACACCATTTACATCAGCGGCGTAAACCAGAACATATCTCTAGCGAAGGTTACGCTTGAGTTTCAGGCATCGGATGGTAATATAACTGTAGTGCCACTAACGCAGGGTACTATTCAGACACAGTACTGGAAGATAACGGTTAACGGCCCGGATTATCTATCGGCTCTGACGGTCATAACCATAAGCAGCCTCCCAAACAACGGGGATCCATTCATAAAGTTCGTTAAACTAGTTGATACCGTAACTGATGGAACTATTGCAAGCCAGAATGTTGGTCTTGCCTCGGCAACCTCCTGA
- a CDS encoding ABC transporter permease, whose translation MANKFSVAFSYYFKNYYRSRSFYLMLALILLITAIMSYFSFRYQGKIDSFLGKFDRSAITAGLKARALDYIWSFVLVDIPVYAAVFFGSPSISSEIEDRTAFHIFSLPVGRITILSAKYAAAYAVTILVSTIYFIAEAIITRTIYGTIDLNAYLESFAITLIFVGSVIAFTFFISSIFNRNIYAYITVLIIYFLVFNAIDVITSLLYSTTSPFLLNNAANIIMEVFININLFTFSPTISLSPAGSSQVLLAVAVMIIYMAASIAAAAILFENKEAK comes from the coding sequence ATGGCCAATAAATTCTCAGTCGCATTCTCGTATTATTTCAAGAATTATTATAGATCCAGGAGCTTCTACCTGATGCTTGCGCTCATACTACTCATAACCGCCATAATGTCCTATTTCTCATTCAGGTATCAGGGAAAGATAGACAGCTTTCTCGGAAAATTCGACCGATCCGCAATAACTGCAGGCCTAAAAGCAAGAGCTTTGGATTACATATGGTCCTTTGTCCTGGTTGATATACCCGTATATGCGGCGGTTTTCTTCGGATCTCCATCCATATCAAGCGAGATAGAGGATCGAACAGCATTCCACATATTTTCCCTTCCGGTTGGGAGAATAACCATATTATCCGCAAAATACGCGGCTGCTTATGCGGTTACGATCTTAGTGTCCACCATATACTTCATCGCTGAGGCCATAATTACAAGAACAATTTACGGAACCATAGATTTGAATGCATATCTTGAGTCATTTGCCATAACTCTAATATTCGTGGGTTCGGTGATCGCATTCACGTTCTTCATAAGCAGCATTTTCAACAGGAACATCTACGCATACATAACTGTACTCATCATCTATTTCCTTGTTTTTAATGCCATAGATGTCATAACAAGTTTGCTCTACAGCACAACATCACCCTTCCTCTTAAACAACGCTGCGAATATCATCATGGAGGTTTTCATAAACATAAACCTCTTCACATTCTCGCCAACAATTTCTCTGTCTCCAGCCGGCAGTTCACAGGTCCTTCTTGCAGTTGCGGTTATGATAATATACATGGCAGCATCGATAGCCGCAGCCGCGATTCTATTTGAGAACAAGGAGGCGAAGTGA
- a CDS encoding ABC transporter ATP-binding protein, whose translation MGISVSNVSKRYGDLMALNRVSFNVNGTGCLVLLGPNGAGKTTLMKIMTNIIRPSEGNVSINGFNVRENPGKALETVGSLIEQPEFYPYITGYEALMFTCRIRGISKEKCISEVQRVSTLTHCRDYLNRKTKEYSRGMKQRVGLATALIGDPSIIILDEPTFGLDPNGMMEIRDIIMKMKKEKLIVLSTHLISEAELLADYIGIIDHGRLMHFGPVEKQRYLEVKGQINEAHVNVPGVEIVKKDDVRMILRKSDGVDNWAIIKALETSGSIIETFDYYSIIEDLYRNNVSQTDAEM comes from the coding sequence ATGGGCATATCCGTTAGCAATGTATCGAAGAGGTACGGAGATCTCATGGCTCTTAATCGCGTTTCATTCAACGTCAATGGCACGGGATGCCTTGTCCTTCTCGGGCCAAATGGAGCCGGCAAGACAACGCTGATGAAGATTATGACAAACATAATAAGGCCGTCAGAGGGTAACGTGAGCATAAATGGCTTCAACGTCAGGGAAAATCCAGGCAAAGCCCTGGAAACTGTAGGATCGCTGATAGAGCAGCCAGAATTCTATCCCTACATAACGGGCTATGAGGCTCTGATGTTTACATGCAGGATAAGGGGCATTTCCAAAGAAAAATGCATATCAGAAGTTCAGCGTGTCTCAACGCTAACGCACTGCCGCGATTATCTTAATAGGAAGACCAAAGAATACTCGCGGGGAATGAAGCAGAGGGTTGGGCTCGCCACAGCACTGATAGGCGACCCTTCGATTATAATACTGGATGAACCAACTTTCGGTCTTGATCCCAATGGAATGATGGAGATCCGCGATATAATAATGAAGATGAAGAAGGAAAAGCTCATTGTGCTCAGCACCCACCTGATATCTGAAGCTGAATTGCTAGCGGATTATATAGGAATAATAGATCACGGGCGCCTGATGCATTTCGGCCCCGTTGAAAAACAGCGTTATCTTGAGGTGAAAGGCCAAATAAACGAAGCGCACGTCAACGTGCCTGGAGTAGAAATAGTGAAAAAAGACGATGTCCGGATGATATTGAGGAAGAGCGATGGCGTTGACAATTGGGCCATAATAAAGGCACTTGAAACCTCCGGATCCATCATAGAAACATTCGATTATTACAGTATAATCGAAGACCTTTACAGAAATAACGTTTCGCAGACGGATGCAGAAATGTGA
- the htpX gene encoding zinc metalloprotease HtpX — MSLMSIRLKLSSLLMGIAIFAIGFGIIYAILYYIGLNIGAIALLMVLLPIFIIMDIVQWLFGPYMIGAVYRTHKLQPTEPEYNMLTSIVSEVARNNNIRMPEVYIAEVDMPNAFAYGSPIAGRRIAVTRGLLRILEPDEIKAVIGHEMGHLRHRDVEMLLAIGLIPTLIFYFGYTLLFSGERGRNAGGIVLLAIIAMAASFLFRFLILAFNRMRESYADVNSALTVDGGAEKLQTALAKIVAATGRTGRYTRRRRNTPSSSVTEMLFFSNPNQSANEDYRKLLEEWKTAKVSLFADFFSDHPHPAKRIQRLEKLKMS, encoded by the coding sequence ATGTCGCTGATGTCGATCCGGTTGAAGCTTAGCAGCCTGCTGATGGGTATTGCTATCTTCGCCATAGGATTCGGCATAATATATGCTATATTATATTACATTGGCCTGAATATCGGCGCAATAGCACTTTTGATGGTGCTGCTTCCAATTTTCATAATCATGGATATCGTCCAGTGGCTGTTCGGTCCGTACATGATCGGAGCAGTTTACAGGACACACAAATTACAGCCAACTGAGCCAGAGTATAACATGCTAACGTCTATCGTCAGCGAAGTGGCGAGAAACAACAACATCAGGATGCCGGAAGTATACATAGCAGAGGTAGATATGCCCAATGCCTTTGCCTATGGATCGCCCATTGCTGGCAGGAGGATCGCTGTTACAAGGGGTCTTCTCAGGATACTTGAACCAGATGAGATAAAGGCAGTAATAGGTCATGAGATGGGGCATCTGAGGCACAGGGATGTTGAGATGCTGCTTGCAATTGGCCTCATACCGACGCTCATATTCTATTTCGGGTATACATTGCTCTTCTCTGGAGAGAGGGGCCGAAACGCTGGGGGAATAGTGCTGCTGGCCATAATTGCCATGGCAGCGAGCTTCCTGTTCAGGTTCCTCATACTTGCCTTCAACAGAATGCGGGAGAGCTACGCAGATGTCAACTCTGCGCTAACCGTTGATGGCGGTGCAGAAAAGCTGCAGACTGCACTTGCAAAAATCGTGGCGGCGACTGGACGTACTGGCCGGTATACAAGACGTAGACGCAATACGCCATCAAGCAGCGTGACCGAAATGCTTTTCTTCAGCAACCCGAATCAATCAGCCAACGAAGATTACAGGAAGCTGCTTGAGGAATGGAAGACTGCAAAGGTCTCGCTCTTTGCAGATTTCTTTTCTGATCATCCACATCCTGCAAAGAGGATACAGAGACTTGAAAAGCTAAAGATGTCGTGA
- a CDS encoding APC family permease — translation MNQLGLRHAISQAVALNAPAGTIVLYIAGTASLITSTFVTHQEGAYAIPLILLLSLIIYALMSYSMYAFSRRLSSAGGYYTFVSRGLGTSAGFVTALSYITYEILSFTGFGILGFLGFGYAILPTLGISIPDPDFIWMPIAIIFIGLVSLLIYLGIKPSLRFVTYTMFIEVSFLIATSLALIMMHPARVSATPFTPSPMGNDPFAIFAMMIYAIGAFVGIGGSIPIAEETQKPKRNVPLAIVATIAILGVTIILASYAQVITWGIQNISTFGVGNNAYPLLNIYGADFGIASKVIFWVLIVIVLNSFFTATVSLGTNATRVLFSMSREGALPSFLSEINRNNGTPTMSMITLAIISTAIVIGVGAGFEFIAKMSPLNALLSSSIFLLILESPITYIVHILTNTSLYSYMKKHARMGPMNTIKYLIIPSASTATLLAAIVASIYFNLFYVDAVFASFALIAIIIVSTVVMRFKFKEKLEYLGDFSL, via the coding sequence GTGAACCAGCTGGGTCTGAGACACGCGATATCTCAGGCCGTAGCGCTCAATGCACCTGCCGGTACAATCGTACTCTACATCGCGGGAACCGCATCGTTGATAACCTCTACATTTGTAACGCACCAGGAAGGCGCATATGCCATACCGCTGATACTTCTCCTCTCTCTAATAATATATGCGCTCATGAGCTATTCTATGTACGCATTCTCCAGACGGCTCTCCAGTGCAGGAGGCTATTATACCTTCGTGTCGAGAGGCCTGGGCACTTCGGCTGGCTTTGTCACCGCGCTTTCGTATATAACCTACGAGATTCTCAGTTTTACAGGCTTTGGTATTCTCGGCTTCCTTGGTTTTGGATATGCAATCCTTCCAACCCTGGGCATTTCCATACCTGATCCAGATTTTATATGGATGCCCATTGCCATCATTTTTATCGGCCTTGTCAGCCTTCTTATATATTTAGGCATAAAGCCATCCCTGCGTTTCGTCACATACACAATGTTCATCGAGGTAAGTTTTCTGATCGCAACATCACTTGCGCTTATAATGATGCATCCGGCTCGTGTCAGCGCAACGCCGTTCACGCCATCACCGATGGGAAACGATCCGTTCGCCATATTTGCAATGATGATCTATGCGATAGGAGCATTCGTAGGCATTGGCGGTTCTATACCGATAGCTGAGGAGACTCAGAAACCGAAGAGGAATGTGCCTCTGGCCATTGTCGCAACGATTGCGATACTTGGTGTTACTATAATCCTGGCATCCTACGCGCAGGTCATAACCTGGGGCATACAGAATATTTCAACCTTCGGTGTGGGCAACAATGCCTATCCTCTCCTGAATATATACGGCGCGGATTTCGGCATCGCGAGCAAGGTCATATTCTGGGTTCTCATAGTAATAGTGCTGAACTCCTTTTTCACGGCCACGGTTTCTCTTGGGACAAATGCCACAAGGGTTCTGTTTTCCATGTCAAGGGAAGGGGCTCTCCCGTCTTTCCTCTCCGAGATCAATAGGAATAATGGAACGCCCACGATGTCTATGATAACCCTGGCAATTATATCAACGGCGATCGTCATAGGTGTGGGCGCTGGATTTGAATTCATCGCAAAGATGTCCCCGCTTAATGCACTGCTCTCTTCATCCATATTCCTGCTGATACTTGAAAGTCCCATAACATATATAGTGCATATACTTACGAACACCTCACTTTACAGCTATATGAAGAAGCACGCACGAATGGGGCCCATGAACACGATCAAGTATCTCATTATACCTTCAGCTTCTACGGCCACCCTGCTGGCTGCCATAGTGGCAAGCATATATTTCAACCTGTTCTATGTGGATGCTGTATTCGCCTCCTTCGCCCTGATCGCAATAATAATCGTTTCAACCGTGGTTATGAGATTTAAATTCAAAGAAAAGCTGGAATACCTGGGAGATTTCAGCCTATAA
- a CDS encoding GtrA family protein, which translates to MEYQRTRSAIEQHASLQEFLSDKTLIIITHDEELPKNLPPFGDVKIYTVEAIEKDRKKFEQTLSDDTFYMICDGGYASKDIISNLYDIDRYDIILEKRKLGLLLKIFKHVLAEDERIAETSLDVILMNSAVMDYILSRNYKISREVLLRIISSNRFRVKYIDTNMWQNLKNFVYIGIYELIRSSLPKYMIVGTTGILLNEFMLKMLSYHLPLTFADAFAIETSITSNFLMNEYWTFNNRDVTKGVKGFFRRMGFHNLTSLIGLGINLGIFTALVDTGMEMLAANLIGIAVAFLSRYLMSSRIVWHGPTKTKE; encoded by the coding sequence ATGGAATACCAACGAACCAGAAGTGCCATTGAGCAGCACGCTTCACTGCAGGAATTTCTGTCTGACAAAACACTGATAATTATAACCCATGATGAAGAATTGCCGAAGAACCTCCCGCCATTCGGCGATGTTAAAATATACACCGTTGAAGCTATAGAAAAGGACAGAAAGAAATTTGAACAGACGCTCAGCGATGATACATTTTACATGATATGCGATGGGGGATACGCCTCAAAGGATATAATATCGAATCTTTACGATATAGACAGATACGACATCATATTGGAAAAGAGGAAGCTTGGCCTTCTTCTGAAGATATTCAAGCACGTACTTGCTGAGGATGAGAGAATAGCGGAAACGTCGCTTGATGTAATTCTGATGAACTCTGCCGTGATGGATTACATACTTTCCAGGAATTACAAAATATCGAGAGAAGTTCTTCTCAGGATAATATCCAGCAACAGGTTTCGAGTAAAGTACATAGACACAAACATGTGGCAGAACCTGAAGAATTTCGTTTATATCGGCATATACGAACTGATAAGAAGCTCACTTCCAAAATATATGATTGTTGGGACAACAGGCATACTTCTCAACGAATTCATGCTGAAGATGCTTTCTTATCATCTTCCACTCACATTTGCGGACGCCTTTGCCATTGAAACCAGCATCACCTCAAATTTCCTTATGAATGAGTACTGGACCTTCAACAACAGGGATGTCACAAAGGGTGTTAAGGGCTTCTTCAGGAGGATGGGTTTTCACAATCTTACTTCGCTGATCGGCCTTGGAATAAATCTTGGTATATTCACTGCACTCGTCGATACAGGAATGGAGATGCTTGCGGCTAACCTCATAGGCATTGCAGTTGCATTCCTGTCTAGATATCTTATGTCTTCCAGGATTGTGTGGCATGGCCCGACAAAAACAAAAGAGTAA
- a CDS encoding D-sedoheptulose 7-phosphate isomerase, translating into MDAKKYLEEGARARLNLNIEKIIGIADKISSAISSGNKLIVFGNGGSAADAQHFVAELTGHFMKERKPLAAIALTTNTSSITAIANDYSYDVVFSRQVEALAKPGDVVVGISTSGNSKNVIEGIKSAKRIGCHTIAFTGRSGGQLKGVADETLNVDSDLTSIIQEMHITVIHMICAMIDEKF; encoded by the coding sequence ATGGATGCAAAAAAGTATCTTGAAGAAGGTGCTCGTGCCAGGTTGAATTTGAATATTGAAAAGATCATAGGTATCGCAGATAAAATATCAAGTGCCATCTCATCCGGCAACAAGCTGATTGTTTTCGGAAACGGAGGATCTGCCGCAGATGCCCAGCATTTTGTGGCTGAGCTCACCGGGCATTTTATGAAGGAAAGGAAGCCGCTTGCAGCGATAGCCCTCACCACGAATACTTCATCGATCACGGCGATAGCAAATGATTACTCCTATGACGTTGTCTTTTCAAGGCAGGTCGAAGCACTTGCAAAGCCTGGAGATGTGGTAGTGGGAATAAGTACCTCAGGAAATTCGAAGAATGTAATCGAGGGCATAAAATCCGCAAAGCGGATTGGCTGCCATACGATAGCTTTTACCGGGAGATCAGGCGGTCAGTTGAAGGGTGTTGCGGACGAAACGCTGAACGTTGATTCGGATCTCACTTCCATAATTCAAGAGATGCACATAACCGTAATACACATGATATGCGCTATGATTGATGAAAAATTTTGA